In Synechococcus sp. KORDI-100, a single window of DNA contains:
- a CDS encoding DUF4079 domain-containing protein — protein sequence MLATLPFSFNFFHPLTEWALLAVGGWALYLGIKAKKTRTGTPEQRKELIPGKFAQRHYRWGSLFLAVMSVGTLGGMAVTYLNNGKLFVGPHLLVGLAMTGMIAVAASLSPLMQQGNLIARKAHVGLNMGVLTLFLWQAVSGMEIVNKIWSNR from the coding sequence ATGCTGGCCACGCTCCCCTTCAGCTTCAACTTCTTTCACCCCTTGACGGAGTGGGCTCTGCTGGCCGTTGGAGGCTGGGCCCTGTATCTGGGGATCAAAGCCAAGAAGACACGGACGGGGACCCCAGAACAACGAAAAGAGCTGATCCCCGGAAAATTTGCCCAGCGGCACTACCGCTGGGGATCATTGTTTCTGGCTGTGATGAGTGTTGGGACCCTTGGAGGCATGGCCGTCACCTACCTCAACAACGGCAAACTGTTCGTGGGTCCACACCTGCTCGTGGGCCTTGCCATGACCGGCATGATCGCTGTCGCGGCTTCTCTTTCTCCCTTGATGCAACAGGGCAATTTGATTGCCAGAAAGGCTCATGTGGGACTGAACATGGGTGTACTCACCCTGTTTCTCTGGCAAGCCGTCAGCGGCATGGAGATCGTCAACAAGATCTGGTCGAATCGCTGA
- a CDS encoding DUF1997 domain-containing protein — MLAPTSVVADYLDHHEDWFERCAAPMQVHAVDHQSYGLTLGRFGNFGFEVEPTIGLRLLPVQQRVYRIETIDLNEDGTEGESPALNDHYDVDFRARMELKPWASQESIDASLATAVSWDLDLSVWIRLPRVITMLPDSLVQSSGDHLLKQIVRQISRRLTWKVQEDFHANRGLQCPPRRRAAF, encoded by the coding sequence ATGCTTGCCCCCACGTCGGTTGTGGCCGACTACCTCGACCACCACGAAGACTGGTTTGAACGCTGCGCGGCTCCCATGCAGGTGCATGCCGTCGACCACCAGTCCTACGGGCTGACACTCGGACGGTTCGGCAATTTCGGGTTCGAGGTTGAACCCACGATCGGACTGCGACTGCTTCCCGTACAGCAACGGGTGTATCGCATCGAAACCATTGATCTCAACGAGGACGGCACAGAGGGGGAAAGCCCGGCTCTGAACGATCACTACGACGTCGATTTTCGCGCGCGCATGGAACTGAAGCCCTGGGCCTCTCAGGAATCCATCGATGCGTCCCTGGCAACGGCTGTCAGCTGGGATCTCGATCTTTCGGTCTGGATCCGGCTTCCCCGTGTGATCACAATGCTCCCCGACAGCCTCGTGCAGTCCAGCGGCGACCACCTTCTCAAGCAGATCGTGCGCCAGATCTCACGGCGACTGACCTGGAAAGTCCAGGAGGACTTCCATGCCAATCGCGGTCTCCAGTGCCCGCCACGACGACGGGCGGCCTTCTGA
- a CDS encoding 4-hydroxy-3-methylbut-2-enyl diphosphate reductase encodes MDTHAFKRSLHHSERYNRRGFGRAEEVAESLEQAYQSGLIGTIRDNGYKLSHGRLNVRLAEAFGFCWGVERAVAMAYETRRHYPDEKIWITNEIIHNPSVNDHLREMDVQFIPVDQGVKDFSGVSSGDVVILPAFGATVQEMQLLNERGCHIVDTTCPWVSKVWTTVEKHKKHAFTSIIHGKVKHEETLATSSFAGTYLVVLDLEEAQLVADYILGRGDRESFMARFARASSPGFDPDRDLQHLGVANQTTMLKSETEEIGRLFERTMLRKYGPSQLNEHFLAFNTICDATQERQDAMFSLVDEPLDLMVVIGGFNSSNTTHLQEIAISRGIRSFHIDTPDRISESNRIHHKPLGEELTTESNFLPQGPVSVGITSGASTPDRAVEEVIEKLMRLSET; translated from the coding sequence ATGGACACCCACGCCTTCAAGCGCTCCTTACACCATTCCGAGCGTTACAACCGACGTGGCTTCGGGCGCGCCGAGGAGGTTGCGGAAAGCCTGGAGCAGGCCTACCAGAGCGGTCTGATCGGCACAATCCGGGACAACGGTTACAAGCTGAGCCACGGCCGCCTGAACGTCCGCCTGGCTGAAGCGTTTGGCTTCTGCTGGGGTGTGGAGCGCGCTGTGGCCATGGCCTACGAAACGCGCCGCCACTATCCGGACGAAAAGATTTGGATCACCAATGAGATCATCCACAACCCGTCCGTCAACGACCACCTGCGTGAAATGGATGTGCAGTTCATCCCTGTTGACCAGGGAGTGAAGGATTTCTCCGGAGTCAGCTCAGGGGACGTTGTGATTCTTCCTGCCTTCGGGGCCACCGTGCAGGAGATGCAGCTGCTCAACGAGCGCGGCTGTCACATCGTCGACACCACCTGTCCTTGGGTGTCGAAGGTCTGGACCACGGTGGAAAAGCACAAGAAACATGCCTTCACCTCGATCATTCACGGCAAGGTGAAGCATGAAGAGACTCTGGCGACCAGCTCCTTCGCCGGAACGTATCTCGTGGTGCTCGATCTGGAAGAAGCCCAGCTCGTTGCCGACTACATCCTCGGTCGTGGAGACCGCGAGAGCTTCATGGCGCGTTTTGCGCGGGCCAGTTCCCCCGGCTTCGATCCGGATCGGGATCTTCAGCACCTTGGTGTCGCCAACCAGACCACGATGCTCAAGAGCGAAACCGAGGAAATCGGGCGCCTGTTTGAACGCACCATGCTGAGGAAGTACGGACCCAGCCAGCTGAACGAGCACTTCCTCGCCTTCAACACGATCTGCGATGCAACGCAGGAGCGCCAGGACGCGATGTTCTCGCTGGTGGATGAACCGCTGGATTTGATGGTGGTGATCGGTGGTTTCAACTCCTCCAACACCACCCACCTCCAGGAAATCGCGATCAGTCGTGGGATCCGTTCCTTCCACATCGACACGCCTGATCGGATCAGCGAAAGCAACCGGATCCACCACAAACCACTGGGTGAAGAGCTGACGACCGAGTCCAACTTCCTACCGCAAGGGCCGGTGTCCGTGGGAATCACGTCCGGCGCCTCCACCCCGGATCGCGCTGTTGAGGAAGTGATCGAGAAACTGATGCGTCTCAGCGAAACCTGA
- a CDS encoding ammonium transporter → MTTATQAPPVRRRKTLQEASLLEGPMMLLKSIRGFSSHRSLVWLACVPVALLGLGIFTFAAKAEELPELNAAFLANNLWLLVATILVIFMNAGFAMVEAGMCRQKNAVNILSKNLFVFALAVTAYWVIGYSLMYGDGDNGWIYFGGLFFDPTVSAETISDAGLVPSVDFLFQAAFAGTAATIVSGLVAERIKFGEFVLFALVLTAFIYPIAGSWKWNGGWLDSLGFIDFAGSSIVHSVGAWAGLVGAMLLGPRIGKYTNGSVQAIPGHNMSIATLGALILWIGWYGFNPGSQLAMDQWVAYVAVTTTLGAAGGAIGATVISTITSKKPDLTMIINGILAGLVSVTAGCGDLTFGGAWVAGLVGGIIVVFAVAALDSAGIDDPVGAFSVHGVCGVWGTLVIGLWGKAIQGDGAGLGLFNGGGIAQLGKQALGAGAYAIWTIVTCYIAWQIIGALFGGIRVTEDEEIEGLDIGEHGMEAYAGFSTTNN, encoded by the coding sequence ATGACAACTGCCACTCAGGCGCCGCCGGTCCGGCGTCGAAAAACACTTCAAGAAGCCAGTCTTCTCGAGGGTCCGATGATGCTGCTCAAAAGCATCAGAGGTTTCAGCTCCCATCGCTCCCTGGTCTGGCTCGCATGCGTCCCGGTCGCCCTGTTGGGTCTGGGAATCTTCACTTTCGCTGCCAAAGCCGAAGAACTGCCGGAACTCAATGCAGCCTTTCTGGCCAACAATCTCTGGCTGCTGGTTGCCACGATTCTGGTGATCTTCATGAATGCCGGCTTCGCCATGGTGGAAGCCGGAATGTGCCGGCAGAAAAACGCCGTCAATATTCTGTCCAAGAACCTGTTCGTCTTCGCCCTTGCGGTGACCGCCTACTGGGTTATCGGCTATTCACTGATGTACGGCGACGGTGATAACGGCTGGATCTATTTCGGCGGTCTGTTCTTCGATCCGACCGTCAGCGCTGAAACGATCAGCGATGCAGGCCTGGTCCCCAGTGTTGACTTCCTCTTCCAGGCGGCCTTCGCCGGAACGGCAGCCACGATCGTGTCCGGCCTCGTCGCCGAGCGGATCAAGTTCGGTGAGTTCGTGCTCTTCGCTCTCGTTCTCACAGCGTTCATCTACCCCATTGCCGGTAGCTGGAAATGGAACGGTGGCTGGCTCGATTCACTCGGTTTCATCGATTTCGCCGGTTCGTCCATCGTGCACTCCGTTGGAGCCTGGGCCGGCCTGGTTGGCGCCATGCTGCTTGGACCCAGGATCGGGAAATACACGAATGGATCCGTTCAGGCCATTCCCGGCCACAACATGTCCATTGCCACCCTCGGTGCCCTGATCCTCTGGATCGGCTGGTATGGCTTCAACCCTGGTTCCCAGCTGGCCATGGACCAATGGGTTGCCTACGTCGCTGTGACCACAACGCTTGGTGCAGCCGGTGGTGCCATCGGAGCCACGGTGATCTCCACAATCACCTCGAAGAAGCCTGATCTCACCATGATCATCAACGGCATCCTGGCTGGCCTGGTCAGCGTGACCGCCGGTTGTGGTGATCTTACCTTCGGTGGCGCCTGGGTCGCCGGTCTGGTGGGCGGCATCATTGTCGTCTTCGCAGTTGCCGCTCTCGATTCCGCCGGAATCGATGATCCTGTTGGAGCCTTCTCAGTCCACGGCGTCTGTGGTGTCTGGGGAACTCTGGTGATCGGCCTCTGGGGCAAAGCCATCCAGGGAGACGGTGCCGGTCTCGGCCTGTTCAACGGCGGCGGCATCGCACAGCTCGGCAAGCAGGCTCTCGGAGCAGGCGCCTACGCCATCTGGACGATTGTGACCTGCTACATCGCCTGGCAGATCATCGGTGCTCTCTTCGGTGGCATCCGCGTCACCGAGGACGAAGAGATCGAAGGTCTCGATATCGGCGAACACGGAATGGAGGCCTACGCAGGCTTCTCCACAACCAACAACTGA
- the sfsA gene encoding DNA/RNA nuclease SfsA, translating to MTGPASESKPLLSFEPLVEGVLINRYKRFLADVELSNGQQITAHCANTGPMTGVLIPGQRVRLRHAPSPKRKLAWTWEQAEVPGVDGTPCWVGINTALPNRLIRAAIEAGHLDQQLGPIAGIRPEVPYGVKRRSRIDLLLTPAESNPDPRAIYLEVKNTTWTDGTTALFPDTVTERGQKHLLEMMGVLPEARAVLVPCLSRADVKAFAPGDAADPRYGELFREAVKTGVEVLPCCFRYGLNSIRWESLRPLIQVSSSVSIRT from the coding sequence ATGACCGGCCCCGCCTCCGAGAGCAAACCGTTGCTCAGTTTTGAGCCGCTTGTGGAAGGGGTTCTGATCAACCGCTACAAGCGCTTCCTGGCCGATGTGGAACTGAGCAACGGTCAACAGATCACAGCCCACTGCGCCAACACAGGACCAATGACCGGTGTTTTGATCCCAGGCCAGAGGGTTCGACTCAGACATGCCCCGTCTCCGAAGCGAAAGCTGGCCTGGACCTGGGAGCAGGCGGAAGTTCCCGGAGTTGACGGGACACCCTGCTGGGTGGGCATCAACACCGCCTTACCGAACCGCCTGATCCGTGCCGCGATCGAAGCGGGCCATCTCGATCAGCAGCTGGGTCCCATTGCCGGGATTCGCCCTGAGGTTCCCTACGGCGTGAAGCGGCGCAGCAGGATTGATCTGCTCCTCACCCCCGCGGAGAGCAACCCCGACCCACGTGCGATCTATCTGGAGGTGAAAAACACCACCTGGACCGACGGAACGACCGCCCTGTTTCCCGACACGGTGACCGAACGCGGCCAGAAACATCTCTTGGAAATGATGGGCGTCCTGCCAGAGGCAAGGGCGGTTCTTGTTCCCTGCCTCAGCCGTGCGGATGTGAAAGCCTTTGCTCCGGGCGATGCCGCTGATCCCCGTTACGGAGAGCTGTTCAGGGAAGCTGTGAAGACGGGCGTGGAGGTGCTGCCCTGCTGCTTCCGTTACGGGCTGAACTCGATTCGCTGGGAGTCCCTGCGGCCGTTGATACAAGTTTCAAGTTCTGTATCAATTAGAACATGA